One Carya illinoinensis cultivar Pawnee chromosome 5, C.illinoinensisPawnee_v1, whole genome shotgun sequence genomic window, ATTTATAAGAAGCCCAGATaaccacttttttcaaagatcAATAATTGGGCCCCAGCCCAAGGACCAAGATTTGTTTGTAGTTGAATGCTTGAATACGAAACGCCACGTACTCAGCAGCCGAAAAAGCAACATTGCACGTATTGTGGATTtcaattgattttaaataaaaaattaaagttaaataaaatattatttttaatattattattattttaaaattttaaaaaatttaattataattttaaaaaaatttaatattaaattatttattatattttgtgtgagaatttaaaaaaattataataataaaatgagataaaatgaagcactttttaaatccaaacaaaaTCCGAATCCTCCTTTTCCTCTATAAAAAGGTAGACAACAATTTAAAAGTCTACAATATCTAGAATTTCGGCATGGCAGGCAGCTCGGacttattattgttattatttaatttattttaattgagggTCGATTTGGCATTTAGATAGTGATGCTCACAGGGTGACGTATAATGGATGACATTATAAGTTGCGTGGGGCTGAACTTTCTTGTACAGTGGAGGGCATATTGCCAAGAGCTTGATGGCTTGATGATGGTATATGATTCGGTTCTCTAAATAAAAAGTTTGGATTTGAAATTATTCACCTTTGGCattaatagaaaaagaaagagtcagGCATATTACAAATTCTCCTTTTATTTATGATATCGGATATGGGATGGGGTTATCTTATAGATtagaaaaattttgtttaattattcTGTTAAGTTGCATGGGATGGATGTATCAgctacaattaattaattaattcagcagtacctagctagctaaaatataataaataatctgtctattttccatataattaatatttaaatcccTGTCATTCATGGAAATGCATGTGACCGTGGGAAAGGAAATAACTAGAAATATTCCGGCTATGTATGTTTGGAGAACTTTTCACATGGATCGAACCTGCATCCAACTCCATTAATGGATCATATATAGGCAACGACAGGGAAGCCGGAATGTATCTCTCTGTTCAAAGGTAGGCCGTGAAAGAAGAAAGTAATTACGAAGTTGCATGGCCGGATATATACGTTGGGAAAAGCAGGAACTTGGAGACCAGAATTCCTAGCTTAAAGATGGCTGTTGTGAAAAACTGTTGTGAGATGGCTGGATTGGCCGTGCAGTTTGTTATATCGGCGGTGCTAGGAGACCCGACGACTCTGATTGCTGGAGTTATAGGGTCCTTGATGTCTCGagcatgaatatatataaatgcgaGGCTGAATCGACATGGTCAGGGTTTCGTGATGTTTGGTGCGTGCATGTGTTTGTGAGGGTGTACTGTTGATGTTGAATATCATGAGTGGACGATGGTCCAAATTCCTAAAGTGTGAATAAATTCTCCATGCAGTGTGATATATATCCAAGTTTATCAAACTGTGCTCGTGACTGGTGATTCTGTTTTGATTTATGAATATTgtgatatgaaaaattttaaacataggttcatacaccacacactatctatttttttatttatttttatttttttcttttatcaaatgtttggtatatgaataataaatagaaaaattgaattaatttaaaaataataaatccaaaaaaaaaaaagattaaatatgtggtgtatggaGTTTATGAGTAGTAATGCTCTTGTGATATTTGCTAGCCCATAATTTAAAgtcataattaattatcaaactATTTTTCAGAAATCAAGGGGCTGTGCATTTTCTACAGTAAGTAGACATTTTGGGTGACTATATaggaattaattaaattattaagttaaaataaaaagtaatgttagatacaattaTAGATTGTATAAGCGTTGTgcactattattaaaaaagagtgaggttactattaaaaaattaattttttattagagtttcatgcatatttactctttttttttttcaaaaagcgTGCACGACACTTGCACGCTTTATGatttcaaacatcatttctctAAAATGAATAACTTAGACAAACAGTATGACCAGGTTATGTAGAAAGTACTAAGAGTAATAATCTCAATGGATCCTTTAAAATACATCTAGGAAATGCttgaaaaataagatgagatgagaactttataaatagtaataagatgatttgtaaataataatgagataatttgagtttTGAGCAATgtgagagaaaattttgaatataaaatattagaaaattaaaatattgttagaatataagtttttaatattatttttgttttaaattttaaaaaagttgaattatttttattttttattgaaaagtttgaaaaaattgtaatgtttagtttgaaaatatttatatttgagtaatgcttaaaaataaaatgagataaaataaaataaaatatgatgggATGAGAATTATATCCCAACATCGCCTTAGAATCCAtctattttattgtaaaatagaaaagTTTTACATAGTCCATTGAACCTATGAGTTCCATGCAATAAAAATGCTAGGTATTATCCCCGACCTTCCCTTCGCCTTCTAGGCCCAATATAAGCCCGAATTTATAAGAAGCCCAGATaatcatgttttcaaagatCAACAATTCCCCCAACCCAAGGACCAAGGATTGTTTGTAGTTAGATGGACACGAAAGACTACAAACTCAGAAGCCGAAAAAACAGCATTGCACGTCTTGTGGTCCATCCATTTCGTGAGCAACCAACTCCGAGTCGCCCTCTCTCACTATTAAAAGAGCAAAAATTTTATGCGTAGTTATTTTTATGCactcttttatatattctagtgatataattgattgtatattaaaaaaaaaattaatccagccaatcatatcagtggagtgcacagggagtacgtaaaagtgactgtatgtaacattgctcttAAAAGAGAGAACAATTTAAAGATTGATGAACTTGACGATATCTCGAATCTTGATGTAGGCAGCTCGAACTTattattataatgaaaaatattttttgcaatTGCGTGGAAAAGTTGGTACACAATTGTTGTCCAAGTAAATGTATTTCATTTTCTTGGCAAAATACATGTTTTGACATAAGTCATGACCACCGTCTTCCTTATGCTCTCCTTTGTCGCATCCCGTCCCCTCTCCGAGTCACTTTTTCCTCTTTAAAAAGAGAGACAACAATTCAAAAGTTAGCATAACTTGACGATATCTCAAATCTCGGCATAGGCAGCTTGGACTTATTattatgaaaaatgtttttgcaAACGAGTGGAGGAGTCAGCACACAATCGTGGCCAACGTGGGTGCGTTTTATTTTCTTGACAAAACATGTTGTTTTGACAAAAAGCCGTGACCCTCTTCTTCCTTCTACTCTCCTTCGTTGCACCCCCTTTCTCCCTTTCACAATATCCTAGTTGGAAATCATTAATTCCAATCCTCCCAACCAATTTGGCCAAGCACAATTTATTTAGGACAAGCAAAACAGCTTCATAGCTAATCAATCCAAGAAATTCAACGTTGTGTAGCATCAAGCACGCGAGCATGGGCATTGGTTTAGTCAAATGTCAATGCCTAATCAAATTTGGCTAATTTGAGCAAAGATAATATACATTGTAATCTCACAATGTGCGAAGTATGGGTTTGCAtacaagagagagaggaagagaaaatcTTGGTTTGCACATATATGTGCAAATCATTCACAAATTTTACAATAATCCATTTGATACCTTGATTTTTCACCCCTGGGTTTTTGAAagatggaggaaaagaaaagattggCATGTGCTACACAAATCTTGCGATGCACATGAACGTTAAACAATTGGATGTTTGCGATGTGCAATATGCTAAATTGCTTCTTgggttttattttgttaatttttttcctaattttgcTAATGTGGTCTCATGCCACGTCAGCTGATTGTATGGAAATTGCCTATAGAagaactatattattattattattattattattattattattattttaattgatagTCGATTTGGCATTATTGTGATCTCATGGATGACATAAGTTGCGTGAAGTTAAACTTTCTTATACAATGCAATTAAGAGGAGTTAAAGGGGCAAATTACACATTCCCCTTTGCTTTATTTACAATTTCGGATTTCGGATGTGGGGGCTTATGATCTTATAGACTATATTCAACATTCAATAGACGCCATTGGCTTTGGGGGACTATAGAATGAATGTTTTGAGATTATCTAGATTTAGGCACTAAAATTACATGGTTGTAGTTTTTaactctcttcttttttaagTATAGATGTTATTGTAATTAGCACAATATAGAGATAGTGTTTTTTGAAGCTTGGTTTTGGACTTTTTATAATTCTCATGTTTTTCTTATCAAAGATATTCCTCCGcccatattaaaattataaataaaattgagagtATCATCTCCCGTCTTAAGTTGAGATGGATATATCAGTTACAGTTAATTCAAcatgatatttaatttttaaaacctCCCTAACTAAAcgataataaataattacatcCCGATCAATGATCATTCATGGAAAGGAATTAAAAGACTTGAAATATTTTggctatatatgtatgtttggaGAACTTTTCACATGGAACTTGCACCCGAAACTTCATTAATGGAACATATATAGGCAACGACAGGGAAGCAGCCGGAATGTATCTCTCTGTTCAAAGGTAGGCCGTGATCATGTATGCAGAGAAGACTAGTTGGAAGAGATATTAATAGATCATAGTCAAGAAGATGTCAATTTTTTGTCATTAAAATTGTAACATCCAAACGGCATTTTTAAGTTATCGCATGCTTTTGCTCCCTAGCAGCCTGGCCACTTTAGCAAAGTGCTGGAGGCCGTTTCCTCGAGAGGAACCAACCACCTTCCAGGCAGCTTCCACGCTCGCAACTATTATATAACGATCAGTCAAGGCGTTCAGACTACgaaaatattgaatattataaaatttgactCTTGGATTAATTTGTTTAATTCTACTTTtaatttaccattttttttccctctacaTACTCTTGTAagcaagctctctctctctctctctctctctctctctcaacatgaCATGAGTAGCTTCTAATTGATCTATACCTCCGCCGGTAATATTCGTTTCCCCCACATTACTAGTCAAACGTGGATGTCATAATTTGAGTTTAATGTTCAATTCCCTCCAAAAGTATGCAAGTATTTGTTTTTTCAGTATATCATATTCgtacaaatatataatttgagattatCTTAATTagaagttaaaaagaaaaaaaatccaataccACTTAAAccgagaaaataaataatatttacagtcatgaATATATACTGGatcttcataaaaaaattttataataaattttatttttttaaaataattatgtgatatttatgtattttaaaattgtatcaTTTCAACAGtgcaaatttatttattgaatgattaaagaatttttttatttatttatttattattttttttttttaaatatggtgGAGTCACTCTTCTAGAATAGACAGATTTATATAATCTGCTGACAGATTTCCATATTTACTGCCGCCGCTGGTATGTTTCGAACCCTTATGCTTACAACCATTTTTCCCTCAATAAAACGCTGTATATTAGGCGGTCAACCATCAGTCCTCGCCATCCCTTTCAGATAGTACTGCTCTCCCTTCCCAGGCctatatatatcacatattcACCCACTCATGGCTCATCCCCACGCCATCCCAAAttaaaagctctctctctctctctgatctctcggACAGAAAATTACACATGGGTATCTGTTCATCTTCTGGATATACAAGGGATGATGAGTTAGCCCTAAACTGGGCATCCACAGCCAAGCTGATTCACTTGGATGGAACGCTCCAAGAGTTCAGACACCCAGTCAAAGCCAGAAACATCCTCTCCCAGAACCCAACCTGCTTCCTCAGCTGGTCAGATTCCATGTACATCAACTTCCAGCTGCCACTCATCCCCGAAAATGAAGACCTACAACTGGGCCAACTTTATTTCCTGATGCCACTCTCTAAATCCCATGTACCCCTTTCTCTGCAAGACTTGTGCGCACTAGCCATCAAGGCACACGCTGCACTTACTCATTCAGTCCGAGCCTACCcattaataaaaacctcaaaatCTTCAAGTAGAAATGATATTGTTCGACTCCCAAGCGAAGCTCGAGGATGGTCTGAAACTCCGGCAGCAGGCTTTGACATCTTTGGAGTACCGAACTCTGCGGTGGGGCAAGGCAACCGACGAACAGGTGTACATAAAAACAAAGTTGCAGAGGAAAACATGGAAGCTTGCGTCCGTGAAGTATCCCAATGatgttttaaattgagttttgttgtactaatactaaattctttcgaatttaaatttcatatttaaaatttaaattaatattatttttaataaaatttaatttttgaccaatcacattagattgatacacaaattaatacacaattatacttacaactagatttttcctttaaatttgagttttattatatacaaacaAAGTCGCGTACGAATCTGCATACTAATATTCATTCATGTTCACATAGGAGTTTTTCAAACTTGACAGGATcggattaattttttattttgttgtgcgAGTAAGTCTTCGCAAATTAGGATAATTTTTGGTCTTCTTCCTTCTATTATTTCTTGAAAACTTTGGAATTGGCGTTGCAAAGCCCGGTATGAAGACAAGATTTTTACTGTTTAGTCAGTTTGGCAAGTTATTAAATTTTGACTTCGTAGAATTATACATTTGATCATGAAAGTTTCTAAGCTTTCTACTCAGGATGTTGCTATTTTTAATAGACTTGAAATTCCAGTCTTAGCTCCTAAGCCTAAGCAAGTACATGTGGCGAGATGGTCTAGGCCTCAATTTGGTTGGGTGAAACTTAATACTGACGGTAGTAGTTTAAGTAATTCAGGACCGGCTGGTGTTGGGGTGTTATTCGTGATAATGGTGGCAAGCATTGTATGGCGTATTCTCTATCGTTGGGTCATAGTTCTAATAATTATGCGGAGTTACGTAGTGTGTTGGAAGGGGTTTGCAGGTGCTTTCACCTTGGGTTTTTTCACGTTGAGATTGAGACAGATTCTCAACTTCTTGTTAGTTGGATCACTAAAGGGTCTTGTAATATCTGGTACTTAGAGGATTTTTGAGATGAATTAAATACGTACCTTACGTGCATGGAGTATCGTATTCGCCATATTTTTTGTGAAGGAAATGCTGTGACTGATTTTTTTGCTAAGCGGGGTGCTAGGGGCTTAACCATGGACTGgactgatgatgatgatattccTACTCAACTAAGAGGTCTTATTCGGATGGATATGCTTGGTCTTCCTTGTTTACGCATCTCATAGGTTTGATTTTGGTAAGTAGGTTTTTTCTCTATATTCTtgaattactattattatttataaatgcgGTTGGTTTTTTTTGCAAGTGCaggttttttcttgttttggtgTTTTGTCTTGGTCCTTGTATTGTTAACTTTAGTTAAGGTACTTTATTTGGttggtgtttttggttttggatACCTGGGttgtatttatttcttatttataagaCCAGGTGTTGAGTTTAATCCTCGATTTTTTTTCGTCATAAGTGagggctatcaataaaattggagtaccgtcctctttttaaaaaaaaatcatatttaaaatttaaattaacactgtttttattaaaatttattttttaactaatcacattaaattaatatatatattagtgcgtaattatacttgtaactagattttttctataaattttcgTTTTATTGCGAgactagattttttctataaattttcgTTTTATTGCGAGACGGAACCATGTAGAAATCGCTTTAGTGGCAGCTGGGTCTGACAAGAGGCGAAGCTTTGCTTAAACAAATCAATTATGTTAATTGTtaaagctttggaatgagaacggcAAAAACGATATTATTATTAAGGAACCTTATCTTTATCTTCGCACTTTATGCGATATACCAAATACCAATGGCCTAAAAACCTTAATGGAAATGAACTTTGTCATGAGTGGGTGCATGTAGGTTCAAAAGAACATTCCAAAACCTTAAgcgttttcaaagaaaaatgaatcttaATAGGTGGTCGCAACTtgtaattaatttgattttccaTAAAATCTTGGTTAATTTATGATATGGGTCCTAACTCCTAATCCATTAAGCACCAAAGATTCTACCTAAATGCCAAAATACACACACGAGTAAATACATTTCACAAGTGTGAACTTGTAGTACTACTTAATTGATCATGTCCATAATAGCATACAATGTCCTCAAAATACACATGCGCGCATATTAAATCATTTCAAACACACATAGTTTCATATAAAGGGAAgagatcataatatatataagcttattTAAAAGGAAGGCTTCATTTCAGATTTGATAGCAGCAACCAACTGATCATAAGCTTCTCCCCACGCATTCTTCGTCTCCGGAGACCACATTTCGGGTACTGCTTCCTTTATAGTTTCGAGCAGCGCAAACTTTGTGACCTTCGGGGAACCATTTACAAAGACATGATCAGACGGTACTATATATATGGATACATACATAATTGGTTAACTATTTACTTAACAAAAATGGACTGATAAGAGACAAGAATTAATACTACCTCATAGTGTTCATCGACCACCCCATGTTCAAAGTGGACAGAGCCCATTTTTTTCAAGCTTGACTCTCTCAGAGTAACTTTGCCAGCTTTCCGCAGTTGCACTGCCGTTTCACAAGTCTGCAATACATGATGTACGAAATCaaccaaaaataaatgtaaTGCTAATTAGGCTTAAAAATCTTTTGGTAATTGATAAGATTAAGGCCACGTTTGGATTGTTGAGATAGTTAAATTaagttgtaaatagtaatattttgtaagtctcgttaaaatagatttaattttttgtaagttGAGATAGATTtaactattaaaatatataaaatatattgaaataagttcaattatttatgaaaatttgaaaatttaataaatctaatgatttgaaatagttaaattcaataataaaaaacacacccAAGTGAATAATGGTTGCGTCACATTAAAAATTGAGCTTGGGCCTGCGAGAAAGTCCAAGAACTAATAGGACTGAGTGGAAATATCTTGCCAAACCTGGGTAATATAGACTGCCATGTGTGCAGGCTTGCTTACCATGAGAAAGACAGTCTTGGCATGGGACTTGAGCTTTGGGTTTCGTTCCACGGGAACATCTGAGTCTTTCAAGAATGAGAACAGCTTCTGAGCTGATGGAGCAATCTCAAATATCCTACAAAACTCAGACCAATGTGCAATTCATTCAATTCCCATTTGCTTAAACGGCTGTTGATATAAAACAATCATACGCTAAATCAAAATGAAAGAGAAGATACAACATGCGGTGTCTTACTTCAAGAAGAACTTGAGACCCAATTCCCCGGCATTCGGCTTCATTGCCGTCCATGACTTCACCACCAGAGCTTCTTGCTCTTCTGTGAATCCTCTTCCTTCCAA contains:
- the LOC122310025 gene encoding uncharacterized protein LOC122310025, which gives rise to MGICSSSGYTRDDELALNWASTAKLIHLDGTLQEFRHPVKARNILSQNPTCFLSWSDSMYINFQLPLIPENEDLQLGQLYFLMPLSKSHVPLSLQDLCALAIKAHAALTHSVRAYPLIKTSKSSSRNDIVRLPSEARGWSETPAAGFDIFGVPNSAVGQGNRRTGVHKNKVAEENMEACVREVSQ